Part of the Arachis hypogaea cultivar Tifrunner chromosome 6, arahy.Tifrunner.gnm2.J5K5, whole genome shotgun sequence genome, TTCCTTTTCATTGCATTAAAAAAATCAAGTGTCAGTGTCATCACCATTTAGCAATAGTGTCTGTTCCATGTGATTTATAAATTCAGAGAGTGTGTTCAATGAATCAGGAATTGGCTGAAAtgtaaaagaaaatgaatgagGAAAATTGTTAATTGTAATCAACAATGCATTAAATTTCAAGATTTGGAGAGTAATGCATAAATGTTACTATGTTCATACAGCATTGAGAGAAGGGATTGGTATGGCCCCAGAAGCCACAGGAATTTGAACAACATGAGGCAGAGATTGGAATGCCTGACCAGGAAATGTCTGGCCAGACTGTGCTTGATTTCCAGATGCATTTTGATTCCCAGAATTCACGCCCGCAGCTTCATTCCCTGGCGGAGCCTGTACAGATAGATTGGGCTCTAGTTTAAATACATACCTACTTGGCTACTTGGTTCAATGGACATATATTGCACAATGCATGCAGCAAAACAACATACACAAACATCAAAGCACAAGCCTGTGATCCGCATCAAATCTCTTTGACAAATCGTAGCAAACAAGTAGTATCATGAGGAAAAGTACACATTTTAGCCCTCCAAAAAATTGGGGAAAATAAAGTCTCCAAAATTAGATAAAAACTCAAGAtacttgatatttaaaaatattgggaaggatacatatatatatatatatatatatatatatatataagccacCTGAAGCAGGTAATAAGCAAGTAAAGGTCTCACGATCTACTTAGTAGAAATGGTGATGGATGTCAAAAGGAGGGGCCTAAACAACAATATTTAGGAATGTTGCAAGAAAAATCACAAGAAACTTACTTAAAAACCTATTAACCTAGGCAACAGATAGTCTATGGACTTGATCAAAGtcaattttggattaaaaaaGTTGGATATGTGTAgtacaaaaaaaatatcaaaatgatGCAAATACAAGGGATAAAGAGCTTTTCAAACAAAACGCGATACTAACTGTAGCAGGTTGGGTAGCATTGGGAGGACTACTTGTGTTCTGACCACCAATTCCAATAGAATTCAAAACTGCCCCAATAACCTGAAAACATGGCACAGCTATATTTCTTTGGTAATAGCAAAAGTACTTTTTGGAAAACTTAACAGAATAAACAATGAATATGAACTACTAAGATATAGATGCTAATTACAAAAGACACACCCGTGTAAGGTCAGGAACAATGCCTTCTCCTTGGTCCCCCACATTAAAAGTTCCAAGAACAACACTGTGTGAAATTTGTCCAACACGGTTACGAGGAGGCACGGAGGCTGCATCATTTCCTTCCAAATAAGAAGATTTATCACTAGTACAGTACAATACAACAAAGCATTGATGTAATTAAATCTGACAGAAACCTAGTGGAGGGGAGAAAAAACTTCAACATGAATGCATCCTTAAGTTATAACTGCATTACCATTAGCACCAGCTGGCTCAGCAGTACTATTACCAGAAGCCTGTGACTGATTTGGTTGCCTTTCAACTAGATGCAAGGTATGCCCATTCTCGATATCTTCAATGGTTAAGGATTACGGTATAAAACAAATAGATAAGCACCACAATTTTCAAACACAAACTCATTTCCCCATTTGATTCAAGCTATATCATTTCCATCTGCCTTAAAATCAAATCCATTATTTTTCGAAAGCCAGACTGATAGCAATGTTGGATAATGAGAAGACACTAGCCATACCTATTGTGCTTTGCTTACAAAAAGATAAACAAATTATTCAACAACTAAGAAAACATCCAGTCCACCATAAATTATTCTAACAAAAAATAACGAGTCACAATTGGAAGGATACGATACTCAGATAGCACATGCTCGTCCTTTAAGACTTTTCCTCTAAAAATCAGCCGTTGCTGACCAACTGGAAGACCAATTTCATTAGCAATTTTCTCCTTTAACAACGAAACAGGCATCTGAAACCATTTTTAAGACCAAACTAGTATTATAATCTGATGGTCTAATATAAGAGCAGAAAAATTTTTTTGGGTGGGGGGTACAAAAATCCAATAATTGACATAAATGGAGACGGTTCTTACATTTTTGTCCAGTTGAAAATTATAGACACGTGAATCTAGAGTCTTGATGTTGAGTTGAACAGTTGAATCCGAACACTCAGCCGATGTAATGCCGGAACTAGAGCCTTCATTAGAGCCCTGACTTGCCATGCTATTTTCTCAGCAACAATTTCACGGACCAAAAAATTCTATAGAAAAAATCCCCCGGGGCCaaggaaaaacaattaaataggaCGTAAACATTCATTTTCAGgcatttaattacaaaattcatTAAAAAGGAAGCCATATCACGAATGCGGATATTAAAGAAAATTATGTAATGTGTACTATTTACTTGTCTCAAGAACTCGTTATTCATAAAGACGCTCAACGGCATTATTGCCGTGGCACCTCATCTTCATCGAATATATCAACTAGGTGAATGGACATCCAATCCATACATTTTGCAAGTAAAAATTGCTTATTTCTATGGACACATAAGACATAACGACATATAGAGGCCACAAAGTATAACATAACAGGTCTCCTACAGCACAAGCAATCTAGACACGGCACCAAAGCATGGCAATGAACAGGTTTATATCCGCGACATAAACAGGCAACTGAAGAATACAGAAATACATTTGAAATTCTTGAAAGTTGAAATGATTTATAGGACTAGTAAAAAGTAAAATGCCTGAAAGTTAGGACAGATTTTGATACAGCATAAAGAGAGTAAAAAAATGAGACATGAGAGAAATTTGATAGATAAATCAGGGCAAAAGGAAAGCAGCAGAGGATGTATAATTACATTAGaaaggaaaaaataataaaaagtggtGACAGAACCCGATCGAAGAGTGAGCAGAAGAAGTTGGCGTTGGGGAAAGAGGTAGGAAgtagggagagagaaagaagcgGTAAGATCTGAGGGTATAGAAGATTCTAGAGAGTTAACAACGAAAAAATGAATGAAGTATAGGATAAGATAGGAACAACCGAAACGGCGGAAATAGTGCTCACCGTAACCGGAGATGAAGGCGATGATCTTTGTGCGTTTGTTTAATTTCGAGCAGTAGCAGAAACCCAAGAAAATGAGGGCTATTGCTAATGCAAATTTGCAATTGTATGCTAAtaccttcttttatttatttatttatttatattattatcgtgtcgtagaaaaagaaaggaaatggaaATATCAAATATGGAATGCGTGATGTTTGGGAGGAGTATCGGGTATGAAAGTTTTCTCCTAGTCCCTGTGGGCTACTATGGGGGATAGTTGGGCCTTTTTGTTAAGACATAAATCACTTTGAAGAAGCCCAAGTAAGAGAGGCGCGCCAGGTCGTTGTGGATATTTTTCGCCAGGTCGTTGTGGATATTTTTCTCCAGTTGTTTAAAGGGATGGgagaaaggaaaacaaaaataaagggaTGGAGTATCAGCCACGTGTGCTAAAGAAGATCACAAGCCAAAGTTATGGCACAGGTTGAAGTTGAAGTTGAAGCAGCTTGGTTGTTCATCTTAAAAACGCAACAACGTAGGATTACTGCACATTCGCCCAAATGAAATAAGTAAGGAAGCAACTAGCAAGTGATATAAATATAATTGAGGAGCTGATTAGATTAGAGATATCAGAGGCAGCAGTAGCTTGTTGTCCTGAACCagatagaagaagcaataaagaaagaaagaagataagGATGGCGTTTCTGTCGTCCTCAGCTTCAAACTTGCTGGGAACCAAAGTCCTAATATCGCCCCCAACTCCAAAAACAACGAAATCGAGCTCCGCAAGAACAAGCAGGCTCATCAACGCACAAAACCTGCAACAGCAACCACAACCACAATGGAAGAAATCACTGCCTGCTCTCACCGCCCTCTTCATCTCCTCCCTTACCCCACAACCACAAGCCATCGCCGTAGACAACGCAGGGCCCCCAACCGTCATCGAGGCCCAGCAGCCCAGCACCCAGAATCCCTCTCCATTCTCTCAGAACCTTCTCCTCAACGCCCCCAAACCCCAGGCCCAGGCCTCGTCGGACCTCCCCGAGGGCTCCCAGTGGCGTTACAGCGAGTTCCTCAACGCCGTCAAGAAGGGCAAGGTCGAGAGGGTCAGGTTCAGTAAGGACGGCTCCGCCCTCCAGCTCACCGCCGTCGACGGCCGCCGCGCCACCGTCATCGTCCCCAACGATCCCGATCTCATCGACATCCTCGCTATGAACGGCGTCGACATCTCCGTCTCCGAGGGCGACTCCGGCAACGGCCTCTTCAACTTCATCGGcaacctcctcttccccttcCTCGCCTTCGCaggcctcttcctcctcttccgtAGGGCCCAGGGTGGCCCCGGGGGCCCAGGCGGCCTCGGAGGCCCCATGGACTTCGGCCGCTCAAAGTCCAAGTTCCAGGAGGTCCCCGAAACCGGCGTCACCTTCGCTGACGTCGCAGGCGCTGATCAAGCCAAGCTGGAACTGCAGGAAGTTGTTGATTTTCTCAAGAACCCTGACAAGTACACCGCTTTGGGTGCTAAGATCCCAAAAGGGTGTCTTCTGGTGGGGCCACCTGGAACCGGGAAGACCCTTCTGGCACGGGCGGTTGCCGGTGAGGCCGGAGTACCGTTCTTCTCTTGCGCGGCTTCGGAGTTCGTGGAGCTGTTTGTTGGGGTTGGTGCTTCCCGCGTGAGGGATTTGTTTGAGAAAGCCAAGTCAAAGGCGCCATGCATTGTTTTCATTGATGAGATTGATGCCGTGGGGAGGCAGAGAGGGGCTGGTCTCGGAGGCGGGAACGATGAGAGGGAGCAGACCATTAACCAGCTCCTGACGGAGATGGATGGCTTCTCTGGTAATTCCGGTGTCATTGTTTTGGCTGCTACCAACAGGCCCGATGTCCTCGACTCTGCCCTGCTGCGGCCCGGCAGGTTCGATAGGCAGGTTACTGTTGACAGGCCTGATGTTGCTGGCAGAGTTAAGATCCTTCAGGTAAGCATCCTCTCTTGATGGACTCACTGGGGATTTAATGCTAATCTTGATAAACTTAAGCACTTGTGATATGAACCCTTAGTTTTTTTTCATatatggaattggttgttttggaATGATATATAGTGCATGCTTGGATGATTGGTATTAGCCTATTAGGTCTCTCACCACTTTCAGTATATCCAAATGTTTGCTGGTGTCTAAGATAAGCATGTAGGTGCACACATGTCTGTATCTTGACTTGTAAACTTTTCATGCCTTTCAGGTACATTCTAGAGGAAAAGCACTTGCAAAGGATGTTGACTTTGAAAAGATTGCAAGAAGAACCCCAGGATTCACCGGGGCCGACTTGCAGAATCTGATGAATGAAGCAGCTATTCTTGCAGCAAGGCGTGACCTTAAGGAAATAAGTAAAGATGAGATATCTGATGCCCTTGAGAGGATCATTGCTGGAccagaaaagaaaaatgcagtTGTTTCAGATGAGAAGAAGAAATTAGTAGCCTACCACGGtttgtattatttattatgtgtTACGTAGCTAAGCTTTGCTGCTTTTAATTTATTCTTGGGTCATAAACAATTTTTTCGTTATTAATTTCAGAGGCTGGCCATGCTCTAGTGGGTGCTTTGATGCCCGAATATGATCCTGTGGCGAAGATTTCAATCATTCCTCGCGGCCAAGCTGGTGGTCTCACATTTTTTGCTCCCAGTGAAGAGAGGCTTGAGTCTGGACTGTACAGTAGAAGCTACTTGGAAAATCAGATGGCAGTTGCTCTAGGAGGAAGGTTAGTAGACCATTGCTCCATTGCATATGTGATTTTGGGGTTTGATAAGTACTATCACACCACCTCGTAGTTTGAACCCATGGATgggttttgataattttttagcaTGATTTTTAACCATGGTTTTAAACTAGTTAGctttattcagaaaacaaaaggagcAAGTACACAAACTCatgattaataattatagaaagaagaaaaaatagataaaaagttTTGGCAGCGCCACCAAAGGTTTCTAGAAGTAGCGCCCAATTCCATGCAAGAAAACCCCAAATTacagaactaattaaaataaaaata contains:
- the LOC112696420 gene encoding ATP-dependent zinc metalloprotease FTSH, chloroplastic, whose product is MAFLSSSASNLLGTKVLISPPTPKTTKSSSARTSRLINAQNLQQQPQPQWKKSLPALTALFISSLTPQPQAIAVDNAGPPTVIEAQQPSTQNPSPFSQNLLLNAPKPQAQASSDLPEGSQWRYSEFLNAVKKGKVERVRFSKDGSALQLTAVDGRRATVIVPNDPDLIDILAMNGVDISVSEGDSGNGLFNFIGNLLFPFLAFAGLFLLFRRAQGGPGGPGGLGGPMDFGRSKSKFQEVPETGVTFADVAGADQAKLELQEVVDFLKNPDKYTALGAKIPKGCLLVGPPGTGKTLLARAVAGEAGVPFFSCAASEFVELFVGVGASRVRDLFEKAKSKAPCIVFIDEIDAVGRQRGAGLGGGNDEREQTINQLLTEMDGFSGNSGVIVLAATNRPDVLDSALLRPGRFDRQVTVDRPDVAGRVKILQVHSRGKALAKDVDFEKIARRTPGFTGADLQNLMNEAAILAARRDLKEISKDEISDALERIIAGPEKKNAVVSDEKKKLVAYHEAGHALVGALMPEYDPVAKISIIPRGQAGGLTFFAPSEERLESGLYSRSYLENQMAVALGGRVAEEVIFGEENVTTGASNDFMQVSRVARQMVERFGFSKKIGQVAIGGPGGNPFLGQQMSTQKDYSMATADVVDAEVRDLVETAYSRAKQIITTHIDILHKLAQLLIEKETVDGEEFMSLFIDGQAELYVA